In one Drosophila pseudoobscura strain MV-25-SWS-2005 chromosome X, UCI_Dpse_MV25, whole genome shotgun sequence genomic region, the following are encoded:
- the LOC6900222 gene encoding uncharacterized protein C18orf19 homolog A-like, with protein MSQLTRLIGHGAQQRPVARFLSHSFTTKSNARCLFDGIICRRRNRDLAPPQWTTTAAARYLPSPWLFTRKRCLSHKSAQPTPAPVATNNSDIKASSTMATDLFGDAANMGLFARFKHMYKQYWYVLIPVHCVTSVGWFGGFYYLSKCGVDVPSLLQYMHLSETIIERAQSSDMGHYAIAFLCYKVATPLRYALTLGGTTVSIRYLVQWGLIKPIPTKNELIKKYEEKKATRASAKAAKNKKDGTK; from the exons ATGTCCCAGCTCACGAGGCTCATTGGGCATGGTGCACAGCAGCGCCCAGTTGCTCGATTTCTGTCGCATAGCTTTACTACGAAATCCAACGCAAGATGCCTTTTCGATGGTATCATCTGTCGTCGGAGAAACCGCGACCTGGCACCTCCCCAGTGGACGACAACGGCAGCCGCACGATATCTTCCAAGCCCGTGGCTGTTCACAAGAAAAAGATGCCTTAGCCACAAGTCCGCACAGCCGACCCCAGCACCAGTTGCCACCAACAACTCAGATATCAAGGCTTCTTCCACAATGGCGACCGACCTCTTTGGGGATGCAGCCAACATGGGGCTGTTCGCAAGGTTCAAGCACATGTACAAGCAGTATTGGTATGTGCTGATCCCGGTGCATTGCGTAACCTCGGTCGGCTGGTTCGGCGGCTTCTACTATCTGTCGAAGTG CGGAGTGGATGTGCCATCGCTGCTGCAGTACATGCATCTTAGCGAGACCATTATTGAAAGGGCCCAGTCTTCCGATATGGGACACTATGCCATCGCTTTTCTGTGCTATAAAGTGGCCACTCCCTTACGATACGCTCTCACATTGGGCGGCACCACGGTGTCCATCAGGTATCTGGTGCAATGGGGCCTCATCAAGCCGATTCCCACCAAGAACGAACTGATTAAGAAGTACGAGGAAAAGAAGGCAACGCGCGCTAGTGCCAAGGCggcaaagaacaaaaaagatGGGACTAAATGA